ttttttatattcacttTCCTTTATTTGCTGCAGCTGCACTGTACTTCACTCTTCCCTAGAAGGTGTACGTGTAAATCCTAATCAATAAATGGGCTTTGTTTGTATCACatataaattgtacaaaaacctATCCTACCACAAGGAATGCATTTACttaacacactttttcctctttccgcgctttttttttgactgCATTTCGCCTTTTTGCTATTTACTTCCattgtcttttttcttcttttaataacGAATGTATAAATGTGTATTTTATCGTTTCAATATAACGACAAACGTACACACacgatttttgtttataatttacaGCAAAATTACGCGTTTATGCTGCAAAAAAGAGTTAACTCCAAACGACCGAAATGTCAACTGCTAGGGAGTCTTTcagtatgtttgtttttttttgtttgtttcttcttttcgttcgAGAACACAGTTAGATAGTTGTTAGACATTGTTGGGAGAAGTAGAAGGGTGCTGGATGCCGGTGAAGCTAACGTGCTTTAGTTAATAAGTGAACATGTTTGCCGTTcgggttttgttggttgtCGGGTTGACCAGtcgagatttttgttttgttttgttttcctgtttgtacacaactttcactttcactatCCACCATATTTTGCAAATGTGCAAATTTCGCAATCTTTGGAGGACTAAAGTATTGTACAAAAATATACTAACGCTTCCGCTTTTTGGGGCACGCCGCCCGTTTCGAATTTGCTTTGCAAGCTACTAGAACTTTCAGACATTCATTATTTATCGAGTTTGCGCCCAATGTTGGGCCATTAGACGCAGGGAATACAACCGCTTACATTATTTGTGACCAAACCATACTCAAGTACATATTCACTTAGTCACAGGGAAGGGAGTGGTGGTGGGGGAGGGCTTCGGGGATGAAGTAACACGATCGATACGTCCACAGaggaaatcaaaaaattcatccatcCAGGTTAATCGCTAACATATTATCAAGGGATCTGTAAGTTAGTCTTTTAGGGTCTTCCCACTTCTTTTGTGCACCGGCGGCTTCTTGGTACATTCTATACCGGGAAGGGACAAATGCGCCATCGCTTCGAATACTTAATTTCCTCATGTATACACTACGTTTATATCACAATCAAAAACTCAAATACATAATAGCGTAACTACTGGCCTGGTTGTGTCGGGTGTGCTTCTGGCTTTATGCTCCGACACTGCATTTGTAGGGTGAGGCCATCCGTACAATTCACGCATGCCAGTGCTTAATTTGTGTGTATTGTGCGCTACAATTATTGTTCAACAGCTAGCAATTTCACTTTACGCTAAACGAACAATTCCCTAGGTGTGTTTCGCTAACGAGCAAAAACAAGACACttgctgttttgttctttgtaTGCGTGTGCGTCCTGTGTGCTCTAAAACTAAACCACGCAATCGTCCACGTTCGTGGTGATCGACGCGAATCGAGTATATTGATAAGCCCCGGGTTACTAATATTTGTTCTTGCTTTCACTATTGCTTAATGATGCCAATTGTGATtatactttccttttttgttccattagcattttgttttatgtatctTTGTGTTGAATATGAATGCAGAAAACCCATTTCATTATTCGAGACATCATTTCAAGGGagtaaataaaaccattttctaACTTATGCTTCCGAAACTGTCGCCAAACTACATTTTAAACAGTTGAATGGGAGAGAAATGATAATACTGCGCCACTGCACTAGCACTGAAATTAAATACTGTTTTCGAAGAATGGTTCTACCCAttccgttccatttttttcacacTGATCTCTATAAGAAGTGAAAGTGTAAAGTAAACTACTATTCCAATTTCCACATGTCGTTGCCACCCTCTCGCAAGTGAGCAGTCTAATCGTAATACATTTACATCAAGCAGCACCATTACCCGATCTAACCACTGGGCACTGGTTATCCGCGGCAATCCGAAAATACACACGTCGTTTAAGCAAGAACACTTTGGTGATGTAAACTAATctccaaaatttcatttaaataatacGAGATAATGAGACACGGAAACGGTATCGTCAAACTAGGATAAAATTATACTCTACACTGGAAAAATTGCACTGTGTTTGTGGCTGTGTGCTGTATCGCTTCGTTTGTTCGGCAAAGGATAGCGACTAAAAACAATAGGAACCGATCGGTATAGTACTgtgatgttaaaaaataataggaAAATGCCACACTTCACGCCTTAATTTTCATGACTACCATCGATGAGCGATTCGTGCTGCTCCTCTAGGTCCGGTATTCGTACGACATTCGCTTTCCGGCAGTTCCACAACCGTCGGTACATTAGTTTGCCAAATTTAAGCAGTGGATCACAGTCGTCAAATTTTACCAGAAACGCGACTAGCACCAGCGACAGGAACATGGGTAGGGAGCCGAGATAGAACAGCAGCGGATACGTTTTGCCGTGCAGCACCATATCGAATAGCATTGCGAGCGGTATCTGTAGCGATATTGCGACCGTACCGATAAGGGATGACGTTAAAAAGCAGCCCCTGCAAACAAGAAGAGTAAACAATTGGTCATCAGAAAGTTAAACAATGAATTCGTAACGTTCGTCGCCTTACCAAAGCCACAACGCCTCCGACAGCACCGTTCCGATCAGTCCGTTCAGGAAAAGTACAATAAACTGCCGTCTCGACGGTAGCTCAAATACTTCGAGCTGGGAAAAATTCAACACGAATAAAAGTGgccacaacagcaacagattCCACAGCCCTACAAAGCCAAAGAAGAGTGGGATGCTTATCTTTTCTTCGGTGTCGCTTTTACGCTTGACTAGCACCAGATAGGACGCGTAGAAGAATGCACTCAGCAGTGCCAGAACGATACCGCGCGACATTTTTGGCTCATCTATTTCCGACATCGAAACCATCACCTGTCCATAATTGATGAAGATGAATAAAAGGGGAATTAATGAATTTAAcgaactcatttttgtttgtgcaaatgAATCACTTACCGCACCAGAAATGCTCAGAAGCACGGCGAAACATTTCGAGAAGGTAAATTTATCACCACACGACGAAGGGAACATGGCGGCAAGAATGAGCGTGAAAAAGCTCGAGCTAGAACTGAGCAGCGTTACCATCGCCGTTTCACTCGGCTCCAGTGCCAGCTGGAACATATAGTTGGCAATAAACCactgaaagggaaaaaaaatccccagcCCCGAAAAGGAAGGGAAAGCAATCGGGTCGTTAGCTTAATTGCGTTGCCAGAAAACCAACATCCGGACGGGCTTACCAGCACGCAAAACAGCAAAGCAGTTCGGGCCGTTTTGTGGTGTGATTTTTGCCGATGAACTCGCAGACTGGCGGCGTACGAGAGTCGCGACATCAGAGCCTCAGACGCTTCGTGCGGTGACATTTCGCGAACTTCGGCCACCTTGCTGAACCGCACGCTTCGTATGCTGGAGTCATCACTTTCCGTACCGGACACTTGCGAGTCCGTTTTGATGGGTACAAACGAAGAATCGCTCtgtgggaaaaaaggaagaaaggtaCCCTTGTATAATGGTCGCGGTTGTGGGGGGAagatttttcgttttgctttcgattcTTACCAAACTAGATGTCCCATTGGCATAGTATCCTTCGTCCTCCTCGATCGTATCCATCAGCTGCGAATGGGCGCGTGGACAGAAAGTCGTTAATCTTTATTCACGATGCAGTGCCTTTATGGCATCGCGGGGAGTTAGGTCGATTGCTTACCGAATAGTTGCCATTTCGGGCACAACTCTCCTTCCATGGTGCTATCAAACCGAGCACTATCAAGTATATGGTGAACATCGATGCCTTGAAGTAGGTGCAGAAGAACGGTTTGTCGtagttttcattttcgtaCAAGAACTAGAACGAAAACGGGAGGAAAAGCGTAATGAATGGTAAGCTTAACTTATTGGTAATGCCACCATAAGTAAGACACAGGGCTAATTAAAGGGTTCTGGTGCTACCGACCTTGGTTAGTTCGCTCGACGAAACCCATATAATATCGACCAGCACCAGTAACACTATTCCGAGCACTAgcttttgtgctttgtttagCATGTTTTCCACTGTGTTACCCACCACGTGTGACCACGTGGTATCGTTTTGGGTTGCGATCGGTGAATAATGGCACTGTTTCACCACCCCCCGCGATACGGTGCAATCGTTCCGAAACTGGCCGAAGTGGTTTTACTTATTAAAAGCAGTTTCTGTGCGTCCTTGGGTAAATGGGATTAACGCGCTTTTCTACGCACATACTTCATTTCCGTTGGCGgcttatttaaaaattcctgtattattatttaataattggGTCCCCTGTGAATGGAATCGAAATAGATGATAGTGTTAATAATGAGCATAAGGTACTATATTTACATTATAATGTGTTCTTCCTCTATGGTAGATAACATGCATGAATGTTATAAACACTGTTCcagaatatttttgttaaatcgTTAACTTAACACCAAACAACCTCTCATTGTACCCGTCAAGTGTTAGTTTGCAGTTCATCGCATCAATCCGTTTCGGTGGATCAAAGTAACCATATGTTCACAGTTTTCCTCGTTGCGCATCATttttacacactttttttagaagaacaaaacgtaatcaaaataaaattacgacacatttttcatcaaaagttTTACGATTCCAATTTACGGTAGCATCCTAAACCAACATTGAAATCGTAACGGGTTCATAATAATTACCCGGCATTTGCACTTTTTCGTGTTACGTTCTTTCATGACCCTTTTGCCAACATGGTTACCACCAGCTGAACCACCAATACACCCGGTACCCAGGGCTATCAGCAACACGCTCAGCAATTTCGTTTGTTCAAACGCCAAAACCGAGCCTTTCAGTTGGAAATTCATACACTATTTGCACTTTTCATCTCGGGTGGATCTTTCCCACCCGCAATCAGCAACACCCAAGGGGATGATACCAATGTAAACTTTGACGAGCAAATTACACTCATTCAGTTTGTCACTATCGTCTTGTTGTTTTCACTGTCTCGTCGAGCCCGCAAAGTTAGCCCACTGTTTGTGTCGACCGAGAATCCGTGACCGTTGCCGTTTCGCGTATTGTTCGTCTTTTCTGGAGGACACTAATTTATGTCCCATATGAATGACAGCAAACAAAGATTCCTTCCCTCCCGGAGAACAGAGAGACAAGCTGTTGTGTGctaggcaagaaaaaaaaagcgcagtATGTTTAAGACGTGAATAACGGGGCGCTGTGTGTATTGTCGTTCCTAAACGATTATCGTTCTCTGACCGCTTTTTACGACTGGCGTCATCGTGACGTATGGTTGATGCTCCAACGAATTCAGTAAAACCGTGGAATGTTTACTCTCGTGACGTAGCTTCTTCTCAGAACAACACAACGCATACAGTTCTGCTCGCGGCGAGCCAATGAACTTCGCTGATAAAGGGCCGGCCCTGGGCCCCAGCGGCAATGGATTCGACCCCCCATTCCAATTACCCATGGGAATGGACGATGCACGTAGCAAACGATATCCCGTAACGATATTACATCGATTGATGATAGCCCGCAGGAAAGGGAACTATGGTTTGCAATAGTAACTAATCTGGTACAATACGAAACCTTCGCGGATGCCTTCAGTGCGGTGCTAAAAGAAAGTGTAAATAAAACCCATCGTTCCGAAGTACAAAACACTGCCGTAAAGATACGGGACACCATCGACCGTGGTACGACCAAAAACAGTAAGTACGATTAGTTGAGTGATGAATTTTATCGAAAGAACAGCGTAACGACGAACCTTTGGTTAAACTTTATCATAAAACAATACACTGGGACACTTGTACGAACGATTTAACACCTAAAAACCGGGCGAATTGTGCGACCGATGAGAATTATtgttacttttcttttgttgttgaaatttcATTCCCGATCTGCAATGTCAGTGCGAAAGAGAGCGCACTGGTCGGTTTACAATACATGCTTGAAAGGCTGAGATGAGATCAGCAGTTGAAATGGAGGAATTTGATTTCTACGATTTCACATCACAACTAAAACAGCTCGGAAGCAAAGTGAGAAGCTTAAGTAAAGTAAGAAACTTATGTagcattttatatattttaatactaTTAAAAACCTCACGAAAAGTAGAAAAGAATCTTAACGTGAAAGCCCAACCgacaaaaaacgcttaaaacgcttagcAACCGACGTCGAAACGACGTCGTTTCGACGTCGAAGGGAAGTACTTTTTCGACGAATATTGTACGTTTATAGTGTCGAGTTCAAAACTTgacgaaatgagaaaaaaatatactcaTCCCCCCACCCCACCCCACCCCTTATGCTCACTCTCACGCTCCTCACTCTGCTTACTCATTCTCCTGCACCTACGCctgttatgttatttttaactctAACTAAAACTTTTTCTATATATTCCTATCTTGTGTTTCATATTGGATTTGATCAAAGGCCCCACATGTCGGttctaatgcatttattaATTTGAATACGCTGCTTCATAGAGAGGGATGACGAAAATGAGCAGTTTGTATATTCCAAAGCAAGAGCACCGCACAACACAAGAAGAAGCACGCCTGCTGCAACATTATTTCAAAAGATGAATGAACGTTGAATTCAATGCAGGAATTTGAAACTAATTTCGGGTTCGATGAATATAACCGAACCTGAATCtcgaaatggcaaacattgtgTAACGATTGTGTTTTTAGTTGCCAATGTTAGATATgtattaaataatgaataattgtaTACGCTTTTGTTACACggtaaacaatgtaaaaacatatttatttttctttccttctgtcTTTTCAATACAACCGTATCTCTTGAAcccatagaaaaaaataaatactgttTCGTGTCGTACTGAcgttgtagtttttttctgtgaacGCACACACCACCGTTTCTGATACGCAAGCACTTTCTACCATCGTTAATGAATGTTATCCGTGATTTGTTTCGGGTTTGCGAATATATTTCGGGAAGGTATCCATTTTCGTCCACCACACTGGTCATTCCTGGATGAATTCGTTTTTGATCCTGAAGAATATTACATCTTTTGAATGCAGTGCATCTCACTTTTGCCGATGCCGACGCATCGGAATGATTTTTGCACACTTTCGACTATTTAGCACTTATTTTCTCCAATATCTGAATCGCTACTGTTTCAGGAATTGTTGATAAAACGCAACAACTACACAAAtggctagaaaaaaaactaaataaatgtaatagtTTCTGTACCATTTCTGTGGGAACCGAACAACCAACGTATTCTACCATCAAAACAATAGTTGCGTTAGCGCACCAAACAGCCTACATAGATTAAACGCTTGAaatgtacatgtgtgtgtgagccgtaGAGCAAATGACATTTCAACTCGTCGTATATCGCTTGCTCTGTCGCTTGGGAGCTCACTGTGCAGAAATTTTTCGTAAATATTTCGTTTATACTGAAAAGTTGAACACTTCTATTTCACACGTGAACCCTCTGGGAACGGAAgtcatttcaaaacaaatagtaACGGCCATTAGAAACcgtttcgttttaaaatttttttacagttttattACGTGTACTTTACAATAATAGGTTATTTTGTATGCTAAATATATTAAGGCCAATATTTCGGATTGTTGCAAAAAACATAAGTCACTGATCATGATGAAATATGaattagtttttattgtttgtaccGGGTTGGTTCGGTTTCGCTAACACGCTATCAGAAGGCTAATAATGTCCTCAAGATGACGCGAGAAATTGAAGAATGAATTTCAATTCGTACCGTCTATATGCACTAATCTAGTGTAAGTAATGCCATGAGTTTTCTACGACATGCACGCTATGTGCAACGTCCTCGGCTACTACCCCTTTTTAAAGggttctctccttctctctctcgagTAGTTACAGACtatctaaaaaaatattgaagtaAGATAAAATTCTCCTTCATAAACGTGTCTCTCCTTCCTTCTCCCTGCGGCCACTGCACGTTTGGATGGCCGGCAGGAAACGTGCGATGCACACCAGACCATTGCCCGGCGCCAGTGGTCCGTTAGCTTTAAGTAACCCTCCATGAGGCATTGGCCTTGTTTGGCCGTTCTAACTGTCTTTCGAGCGAAGCAAAATGTGAATATATATCTATATCTCTGTGGAAAATATAATCTGATCATCAACAAGAAacataaacgaaacaaatccaTCCTTACGGCGGTCCGTGCTACTCATTCTCGCTACActcactacacacacacacacacacaccgatcgGTACTGTACTTCTGGTTGGCTTGGCCACTACAACACTACACAACAAACTCGTTCCCTTACACGTACACACGCGCCACATCGCATCGGTGGATAGAAACAATGTATAGCGTTAAATAGtcacaaaaatacacaagTTCATCCATCTCGTTTGAGCTGTAATAATTATCCTGTCACAAATATCCTTCTCGTTTCCCTGATACTGGCTGGCCAGAGCTCTTGCGTTCCATTAAGTGATGTGAATTCCAAGAAGTAAAGGTAATGAGACAGCAACCGCAAAAACGGagtcatttcctttttttttctttaatttgtaATTCTACTATTGATGCTGTGCGCCTTTCCTTAAACCATCAACCGACCACATGGTTCCATGCAAGTTCCTTCACTTCCTGTAAGTAATACTGATCACAGACTGTTGTAGACACgcatacgcacacatacacacacgcacacatacactcactcAGTTTCCatctttttgtgtttgatcAATCTGTCGAACAAGATCCTCTGCACTACCACCTCCGTATCCGGGTTCTTCGGGAAGACGGATCCAAAGGGTAGCGTTTCTTTTGATTTATGCCATTTAATCGAATTTCCTACGTTATTTCTAATAATTTCGTTACGTAAAGGAGAGgaaatatgtatatatgttTGACGTGGAAATTGTTGTCAATAGTTTTGATTCGGTGTTGTATCGAGCATTCCATTGCTATGCTGCTAGTGCTGGTAGttataatttgtaataaatataTGTTAGTTCTTGTTGCTTTAGGTCTTCTGTTTCATAAACCATGCTCGTTCATGGTGGAACAGAACACGTGGTAATGAATAGCatgaaatcaataaaattaagTCTTTATCGTCATTCAACGATCGTCCACTTTCaacgttaaaaaaacaactccaacAAAATGTAACGCTGAGCTGCAATTAAGCAGGAATGGGAGCCTGTTCGTAGAAATCGGGTTCATCTTCTGCACCTTCGTTCGGTTGACTACCGTCAAGCTGGAAGTTGAACcggaaaaaacattttactcaATACTAATGAACATTCTTGCTGATCGGTGATTACTTACCGCACGGAGCTCAAGCGGAGAGAAAACATTTTCTAGCTGCTTTCGAATCGGTACCATCAGAATCAGGAAGAAGGGGAATGCCAGCGAAAAGGGTGACGATTTGACGGCCCACAGCATGGCCAGAGCCAATACCTGTACGAAGGTAAACAGATGCATCTTCCATGTTGGAACTCGCCGTACGAATGGCACTTGTGGATGATGCTTTACCGGCATTAGATACAACCGCAATCTGAAAAGGGAATGCACCAGAAGTCAGTGAGTTAATTTGATTTTCGATCCTTTCATCCTCACTGTTACACGCACCGTTCAAAGAACTGAACTCCACTCATGGAAGCTATGCCCATGTACAAGAACACACCGAACAGAACTGACATCGGAATCAAGCGCAAGATCGGAGCCATCGTTACTGATAGACCCACCATAAGCGACACAAAGAAGCCAGAAATACGCTGCTCCTTCACGTCCGTAATGTGGGGCGAATCTCCTGGTGCATGTGTCCTGAGGAATGCGTCCAAAATagtgaaatataattaaatctCTGGTGCTCCACTTCGCAGAGACGTTTGCGATGTTCTCCTACCTCGACATAATGGTGACGGCTGACACATGCGTCACCGAACGGACGGTAGCTGCACAGTGCCACGGCATACCGAAGAATCCGCAGACCGTATTGAGGAAGCACAGCAACACAATGTCCATATGCAAACCGGAACCCTTCTTCAAACCACGCTCAGGTTTGTCCACAATCAGCTCAGAAATGTGTGTCTCCATGAAGATCAGAATATACACCAGCAGCGCGGGAATTCCTGCCACGAACGGTAACCATCCGGGGACGCCACCGAGCGGAATGATCCATCCACGGCGTGTTTCATCGCTCGGCGAGAGTCCCTCCGGTACGCTCAGCTTTTCCGTGAACACCTCCGGGATCATGTAGTCGAGCAGCACGAACAGAGCAATGGAGATCGGTACTCCAAAGTCACCAAGCGCACGTCGTGCGTTACGTCCCAGGAAGTGGGAGTTGCGGAACAACTTCAGGTAGTAGGCCAAAGAGAACGTACCGAGCGTCAGGATGGTGCAGAAGAGTGCCGTGTTGGGTCGATTTCGTGGCCCAACAGTGTCTTCCGGGATGAGCAGATTCTCGGAATCGGTAGCAATTCCCAACGTTTCGTTCACGACCGTCGTAAGGCTTTCGGCAAGCAACCCGACCGTAGTTGTACCATTGCTATCCTCCAGATACGGCATCGGCAGTGGTTGTGGTTCGGTCACATTCTTGTACACATACTCAGCCAGCAGCGGATGTCTGGCGTACACGGACACCAACTTCATAACGGTTTCGACGATGTAGATCAACGTGATGAGGGCCGAGAAGATTTCCTGTGTGAAGCGTGTGAACAATCGCACATACACACTACCTTCAAAGGCGGACACAACCAGCGCGATCACCGCCAGCCAACACCCGACGTATACGCGAACCGTCAGGAAGCTGAAGTTGTTCGAGATACAGAACTGATTCAGCGCCTCGTCGAACAACAGCAGCGGACCTGTCGTACCAATGATGACCAACGGTTGGCCGGAGAACAGATGGAACACTAGTCCCACCATCGATGCCGACACAAGCGTTTCCGAGATACCGATCAGGTTGTGCGTCTTATCGGAGGACAACCCGCCGAAGGTGATGGCGGTTGAGAGGGCCGCAAAGTACATGAAGACGGTTGCGGCCAGCGTCTCCGTGTTGAGACCATCCTTGATGTCACTCTTGTACATCGGGTACCGACGCTTAATGTCGTTTATCAAACCACCCCACAAACGGTTGGTCTTCTCGAGTGGATTCTTTGGCGGTTTCTTCCCATCGCCACCACCGTCACCACCGCTCGAAGCCAGCAGCTTCTTCTCCTCTTCGCTCGTCAACAATTGCGGCTGTTTGCTCTTGATCTTTTCGTCCAGTGCCTTCTTCTTGCGCAACCGGATCATATCACTTTTCGCTTTCAGCTCCTCGAACGGCAGCAATGCCTGGCGTTCCCATTTGCCCGGTGGCAGCACGATCGAATCGTCCAGAAACTCATTGATCGCGGATAGCAGTTCGCGCCGATCGTCCGCTTTGTAGGCAATGTCGTGGAAATGCTCGTTCGACATGAGTGTAGCGATCGATCGACCCACCTCGTGATAGTCCAGCTCGGTCTTTTGTGGACCAAGCAGGATGAAGAGGAAGCGCACCGGGATCGGCACTTCCGTAATAGATGGCATTGGAATACCTTCCGCTAGGCGCACGAACGCGATCGTTGGCTGCTTGAGAAAGTCAACCGCACCGACAAGTACGGTCGTCGCTTCGGCACCCTCGGGAATACGCTTCAGGATCGATTCCTTCTGCGTACGCATCTTGATGTCTTCCTGCGACGAGGTGTATGTTTCCTCGGTAATGTTGATTCTCGTCTCACCATGGCCACCGTGTCCATTGATTTCGTTTGCCGGAACAATACGCGGTTTCTTGTCATCGACACTctattgggtttttttttggtgatggaGAATGatgcagataaaaaaaagctcaagtTAGTGAATGTAAGTGATACATTGTGATACATAGAAtggaactaaaaacaaaaaagataaagaaaggTTTAATAATTCGTtgcaaaaacacaactaaaAGCATCAACAGTACAAAAGGGATCTTACGGTAAAAGTAACTCTTGAAGCGATCAAAGCATAACAAACACCATGCACAAACAATCGAACGTAAAGCACAATATAAACATGCACAACATATTCAAAAAcgataaactaaaaacataatggtGATGGTTAGAAAATATGTATGTTAGACAGCTAATGAAAATGCGGATTATTTGTGCAGTCTCTTTGTCTCTTAAAGTAAGTAGTTCAATATTCTGTTTTGTAAAGGAGAAGAGTTCAATTTAAAAGAAGAGAATAGCTACCCTAAAGTTGATGTATTCTATTTAAAAgcttaaatgattttttttaaacaattcaaatcaaacaaattcaaaaaataaatctttattactacaaaacataaaagaaaataagccTTCTATAAAATAAGGTTTAGTAATATACCAT
The DNA window shown above is from Anopheles funestus chromosome 3RL, idAnoFuneDA-416_04, whole genome shotgun sequence and carries:
- the LOC125770415 gene encoding band 3 anion transport protein isoform X7, whose protein sequence is MNRLIAIAAADGSFRRSLSWSEREKYYMITSNDDPNEVHLDDEIERVFGTTAEKERFELNRLQDEVILDNSPLKYDEAPRVPDSADRQMLQDTTSSASNTSNKPTSAHSNESRKPVSSPPTTTPTSPISFSSKSETTETKPSTANNTTLADNTSNDFSETVHDEPVVDQGTVQGEQWDTSARRNVHFDKDNSKGTPIEGLPIEDTNEERRRRTEKLLQSKPVRSKRRHHPHKSRKFSLQEYHPEWRRQSGTEGGPTGRRISVQPEDATLQEADIDELTSHRSDDPRALRRHKVSAQSGSSLVNINRKDAPQLQHLLPSSKYKKMYDHSPHEVFVQLDELTGSGEEREWKETARWIKYEEDVEEGADRWGRPHVASLSFHSLLNLRRCLETGVVLMDLEEKDLPSVAYRVVEQMVIDELIHEDDKAVIMRALLLRHRHVNESSHGGFSFAPKRKYSSYTSLQSVDDKKPRIVPANEINGHGGHGETRINITEETYTSSQEDIKMRTQKESILKRIPEGAEATTVLVGAVDFLKQPTIAFVRLAEGIPMPSITEVPIPVRFLFILLGPQKTELDYHEVGRSIATLMSNEHFHDIAYKADDRRELLSAINEFLDDSIVLPPGKWERQALLPFEELKAKSDMIRLRKKKALDEKIKSKQPQLLTSEEEKKLLASSGGDGGGDGKKPPKNPLEKTNRLWGGLINDIKRRYPMYKSDIKDGLNTETLAATVFMYFAALSTAITFGGLSSDKTHNLIGISETLVSASMVGLVFHLFSGQPLVIIGTTGPLLLFDEALNQFCISNNFSFLTVRVYVGCWLAVIALVVSAFEGSVYVRLFTRFTQEIFSALITLIYIVETVMKLVSVYARHPLLAEYVYKNVTEPQPLPMPYLEDSNGTTTVGLLAESLTTVVNETLGIATDSENLLIPEDTVGPRNRPNTALFCTILTLGTFSLAYYLKLFRNSHFLGRNARRALGDFGVPISIALFVLLDYMIPEVFTEKLSVPEGLSPSDETRRGWIIPLGGVPGWLPFVAGIPALLVYILIFMETHISELIVDKPERGLKKGSGLHMDIVLLCFLNTVCGFFGMPWHCAATVRSVTHVSAVTIMSRTHAPGDSPHITDVKEQRISGFFVSLMVGLSVTMAPILRLIPMSVLFGVFLYMGIASMSGVQFFERLRLYLMPVKHHPQVPFVRRVPTWKMHLFTFVQVLALAMLWAVKSSPFSLAFPFFLILMVPIRKQLENVFSPLELRALDGSQPNEGAEDEPDFYEQAPIPA
- the LOC125770415 gene encoding anion exchange protein 2 isoform X1; protein product: MNRLIAIAAADGSFRRSLSWSEREKYYMITSNDDPNEVHLDDEIERVFGTTAEKERFELNRLQDEVILDNSPLKYDEAPRVPDSADRQMLQDTTSSASNTSNKPTSAHSNESRKPVSSPPTTTPTSPISFSSKSETTETKPSTANNTTLADNTSNDFSETVHDEPVVDQGTVQGEQWDTSARRNVHFDKDNSKGTPIEGLPIEDTNEERRRRTEKLLQSKPVRSKRRHHPHKSRKFSLQEYHPEWRRQSGTEGGPTGRRISVQPEDATLQEADIDELTSHRSDDPRALRRHKVSAQSGSSLVNINRKDAPQLQHLLPSSKYKKMYDHSPHEVFVQLDELTGSGEEREWKETARWIKYEEDVEEGADRWGRPHVASLSFHSLLNLRRCLETGVVLMDLEEKDLPSVAYRVVEQMVIDELIHEDDKAVIMRALLLRHRHVNESSHGGFSFAPKRKYSSYTSLQSLSMRAEDGGNGEVIVGVRRLNSFVSPTQSYTLSPPSLHPNSVYGQSPNLSSRNQPSGGQPHAPSQHPAKDRHQRHTSNHGRCRRSGSQDSSSTATAAAASSAAAAASAAAAPVTLTTVTCAVGMRRNNSPLSLTVSVDDKKPRIVPANEINGHGGHGETRINITEETYTSSQEDIKMRTQKESILKRIPEGAEATTVLVGAVDFLKQPTIAFVRLAEGIPMPSITEVPIPVRFLFILLGPQKTELDYHEVGRSIATLMSNEHFHDIAYKADDRRELLSAINEFLDDSIVLPPGKWERQALLPFEELKAKSDMIRLRKKKALDEKIKSKQPQLLTSEEEKKLLASSGGDGGGDGKKPPKNPLEKTNRLWGGLINDIKRRYPMYKSDIKDGLNTETLAATVFMYFAALSTAITFGGLSSDKTHNLIGISETLVSASMVGLVFHLFSGQPLVIIGTTGPLLLFDEALNQFCISNNFSFLTVRVYVGCWLAVIALVVSAFEGSVYVRLFTRFTQEIFSALITLIYIVETVMKLVSVYARHPLLAEYVYKNVTEPQPLPMPYLEDSNGTTTVGLLAESLTTVVNETLGIATDSENLLIPEDTVGPRNRPNTALFCTILTLGTFSLAYYLKLFRNSHFLGRNARRALGDFGVPISIALFVLLDYMIPEVFTEKLSVPEGLSPSDETRRGWIIPLGGVPGWLPFVAGIPALLVYILIFMETHISELIVDKPERGLKKGSGLHMDIVLLCFLNTVCGFFGMPWHCAATVRSVTHVSAVTIMSRTHAPGDSPHITDVKEQRISGFFVSLMVGLSVTMAPILRLIPMSVLFGVFLYMGIASMSGVQFFERLRLYLMPVKHHPQVPFVRRVPTWKMHLFTFVQVLALAMLWAVKSSPFSLAFPFFLILMVPIRKQLENVFSPLELRALDGSQPNEGAEDEPDFYEQAPIPA